In Paenibacillus guangzhouensis, a single window of DNA contains:
- a CDS encoding amidohydrolase family protein → MSRPKWHVVFSAIPIGILLITGCTSNTSAAVEPLSEYSPKSELALIQNVRKSKDASQSLHEIYRDLTLIDIHNHDAGHPDPVSKWGQYGIDRIVLFGDISEPSAQTTDQLAWDHYRKAPDHIYPSFAGFPIYEEEGLSIVRDKLEQGYLNIGEIAAASTYSPIVSKVAWKSEHPNDGYFPQIYELAAQYRVPILLHIDPPNGTPIFHLETALEQHPNTTIIFGHGNAYNDPSSLQTLLAKHPNLYIDFFAGFTAYSPDSTNKLQDFIPLIESYPDRFMLSTDSGFGLTAEQAASALYETIDLLTPETAQRVAYQNYERLIELQPPTESQIKKIKELSAELGTKETYRLNKRMANELIFEWSKDKQ, encoded by the coding sequence ATGTCTCGGCCCAAATGGCATGTTGTATTTAGCGCGATACCAATCGGCATACTCCTGATCACGGGATGCACCAGCAACACCAGCGCCGCTGTCGAGCCGCTGAGCGAGTATTCGCCGAAGTCCGAGCTCGCTCTCATTCAGAATGTTCGCAAGAGCAAGGATGCGAGTCAATCACTGCACGAGATCTACCGTGACCTTACGCTGATTGACATCCATAACCACGATGCTGGGCACCCCGATCCTGTATCGAAGTGGGGCCAATATGGTATTGACCGGATCGTCTTATTCGGGGATATTTCAGAACCGAGCGCACAAACTACGGATCAACTGGCTTGGGACCACTATCGTAAGGCACCCGACCATATCTACCCATCCTTTGCAGGCTTCCCGATTTACGAGGAAGAAGGGCTGTCCATCGTGCGAGACAAGCTGGAGCAAGGATATTTGAATATCGGAGAGATCGCTGCCGCATCAACGTATTCGCCGATCGTGTCCAAAGTAGCCTGGAAATCCGAGCACCCGAATGACGGCTATTTCCCGCAAATCTATGAGCTAGCTGCACAATACCGTGTTCCGATTCTTCTTCATATCGATCCACCCAACGGGACGCCGATTTTCCATCTTGAGACAGCCTTGGAACAGCACCCGAACACGACGATTATTTTCGGACATGGCAATGCATACAACGACCCTAGCAGCCTCCAAACGCTGCTAGCCAAGCACCCGAATCTCTATATCGACTTTTTTGCTGGATTTACGGCATACAGTCCCGACAGCACGAATAAACTACAAGATTTCATACCGCTAATTGAATCGTATCCCGACCGATTTATGTTATCGACGGATTCCGGATTCGGCCTGACCGCCGAACAAGCCGCCAGTGCGTTATATGAGACGATTGATCTGCTGACCCCAGAGACTGCACAGCGCGTCGCCTATCAGAATTATGAACGATTGATCGAGCTACAACCGCCAACAGAATCCCAGATCAAGAAGATCAAAGAGCTCTCCGCCGAGTTGGGTACAAAAGAAACCTATCGGCTAAATAAAAGGATGGCCAATGAGTTGATTTTCGAATGGTCGAAGGATAAACAGTAA
- a CDS encoding methyl-accepting chemotaxis protein has translation MTRSDTLHRRNKLLVNIIWVMLVLGVVVDMLTGAPTSSIIVLVIVGSITCGMATVMTYKRWLSDYVMYFIPIIVTVLTLLLILTGPIITTYFLVFVNLGIMTLYNNFRAQAFSTFLGLALTIYLIISPYKEEMFGNNDPLTIMLYFVLISAPLLASTRFSGQLQQEAAEQREQAITEKDRTQTMIDQISSSLHVLNDFNTKLRQNVTSTSTISQEVTSSFSEVTSSIETQTHSITDMSESVRRIEHTVASLAERSSTMKTLSENSVDLAQQGWIGAEQLSQKIDHVYETIELSAALMKELNAQNERISDIVTSINQISSQTNLLALNAAIEAARAGEHGKGFAVVSSEIQKLAESSRQSTEQIGTILENIRVKTDQAAEQIILGQQSVIDSRDVTKHVAGLISSLSNDSMKVEDQSTQVQQYANDVYRQYMKLTEDIVTIAGTTEVNMASIEEMSASMTTQDERISEIKDSFLQLDKLATDLNNMTQRG, from the coding sequence GTGACCCGTTCTGACACGCTGCATCGGCGTAATAAACTCCTCGTCAACATCATTTGGGTAATGCTCGTCTTGGGCGTTGTTGTTGATATGCTAACCGGAGCCCCGACAAGCTCCATCATCGTACTCGTCATTGTCGGCTCGATTACTTGTGGCATGGCAACCGTTATGACTTACAAACGCTGGCTCTCCGACTATGTCATGTATTTCATTCCGATCATCGTGACCGTACTTACACTGCTCTTAATTTTGACCGGTCCGATTATTACGACGTACTTCCTTGTATTCGTGAACTTAGGCATCATGACGTTATACAACAACTTTCGAGCTCAAGCGTTCTCTACATTCTTAGGACTCGCACTCACCATATACTTAATTATTAGCCCTTATAAAGAAGAGATGTTCGGCAACAACGATCCGCTCACGATTATGTTATATTTCGTGCTCATTTCCGCCCCTCTCCTAGCCTCCACGCGATTCAGCGGGCAGCTGCAGCAAGAAGCGGCCGAACAACGCGAGCAGGCCATCACGGAAAAAGATCGAACACAGACGATGATCGATCAGATCTCATCATCCCTACATGTTCTGAATGACTTCAATACGAAGCTGCGGCAGAACGTTACGTCGACCAGCACGATCTCCCAAGAAGTGACCTCATCCTTCTCCGAAGTGACATCAAGTATCGAGACGCAGACCCATAGCATTACCGATATGAGTGAATCCGTCCGTAGGATTGAGCATACGGTGGCTTCGCTAGCGGAGCGATCATCCACGATGAAGACCTTATCGGAGAACTCCGTTGATCTCGCGCAACAGGGCTGGATAGGTGCTGAACAGCTATCACAGAAAATCGACCATGTATACGAGACGATTGAACTGTCGGCTGCGCTGATGAAGGAGCTCAATGCGCAGAATGAGCGAATCAGCGATATCGTCACTTCGATCAACCAAATCTCTTCGCAGACGAACCTACTCGCGCTGAATGCAGCCATCGAGGCGGCCAGAGCCGGTGAGCATGGCAAAGGCTTCGCCGTCGTGTCCAGCGAAATTCAGAAGCTCGCAGAGAGCTCGAGGCAGTCTACGGAACAAATCGGCACGATTCTCGAGAACATTCGCGTCAAAACCGATCAAGCGGCAGAGCAAATTATTCTCGGACAGCAATCTGTGATCGATAGCCGAGATGTCACAAAACATGTCGCGGGCTTGATCAGCTCCCTCTCGAATGATTCGATGAAAGTTGAAGATCAGTCCACCCAAGTACAGCAGTACGCGAATGACGTATACCGCCAATATATGAAATTGACCGAAGATATCGTCACGATCGCTGGAACAACGGAAGTGAACATGGCTTCGATTGAAGAGATGTCCGCCAGCATGACAACGCAGGATGAACGCATCTCCGAGATCAAAGACAGCTTCCTCCAGCTCGACAAGCTGGCCACGGATTTGAACAACATGACACAACGCGGATAA
- a CDS encoding hybrid sensor histidine kinase/response regulator: MSNFSDMMRIYNKPALKYITIILLFLILLTGMRMTWSSFFTPSEAPRAVRGVIDLRGITLDTRSTYPLNGEWEFYPDKLLTHASTKEQQAHTQFLQVPGNWNQAWANTSDSSYGYGTYRLRILVDPLEQPVSLWIKGIEASSAVEINGIASGGIGSVTSDVGSYEPMNVSYRPSYEGNGTTEIELLIRVANFDDPYYGGIEKSIRFGAQAGIDYVRWYSIGFQLVTFIILLVHSVYALILFLFSRRESTLFIVVLLTMLVGTQIVVSHDHLLLLWLPINYTWAIKIRLLSMMWQTFLILLVFRRFTTANPKSRSVQIYTVALIAYSVVTIAAAAPLVQSTVHFGIFWVLYLFPLAWLVYVIGKMTTDKLDDVDNIFLILSATAILSNILWGLWNAYREFNIVYYPIDMIAILIGFSTYWFKKFFRNVRANTLLNEQLTQADKLKDQFLANTSHELRTPLHGIMNIAQNIVTKEQAQMSDSTRRDMELLITVSRRMSHLLGDLLDVARLKEHRIVLSQEPIKIQAVAPGVIAMLQFLTEGKPVHFRMDIADSLPPVLADEKRLVQILYNLMHNAIKYTNEGTIVISAEIRGEHALVHITDTGVGMDKATLERVFLPYEQGSYGIQDGRGLGLGLSICKQLVELHGGALTVQSEEGKGSTFSFNLPLAEATLMSSTMSEPGPAPLQGMMFRVNDASPASTMAAAAALEWSAPTIPTPLSQSTERAHILAVDDDPVNLNVLVGILAAEPYYITTVSSAREALYQLRAKPWDLLITDVMMPQMSGYELTQHVREHYSVSELPVLLLTARSQPADIYTGFLSGANDYVTKPVDALELKYRIRALITLKQSINERLRMEAAYLQAQIHPHFLFNTLNSIMALSDIDTEKMRQLGEAFASYLRISFDFLNAGKLVELSHELDLVEAYLYIEKERFEDRLSILWEVDPDVHVLFPPLTVQPLVENAVKHGLLSRQKGGTVLIRITAQEGHTRIEVIDNGKGMEQDQVDQLLYQPSKRKGGIGLYNTNRRLIQLYGQGLSIQSRPEVGTTVSFIIPNH, encoded by the coding sequence ATGTCGAATTTCTCCGATATGATGCGAATATACAATAAACCCGCCCTTAAATACATAACAATCATTCTTCTGTTCCTTATTCTTCTTACCGGCATGCGCATGACTTGGTCATCCTTCTTCACCCCTTCGGAGGCGCCTCGCGCCGTGCGGGGTGTCATCGATCTGCGAGGTATCACGCTCGATACCAGGTCGACCTATCCTTTGAACGGCGAGTGGGAATTCTACCCAGACAAGCTCCTCACGCATGCCAGCACGAAGGAACAGCAGGCACATACACAATTCCTACAAGTCCCCGGCAATTGGAACCAGGCATGGGCGAATACCTCGGATTCCTCGTACGGCTATGGCACGTATCGACTGCGCATTCTCGTGGACCCGCTTGAACAACCGGTCTCCTTATGGATCAAAGGGATTGAAGCCTCCTCAGCCGTCGAGATCAACGGGATTGCATCAGGCGGCATCGGCAGCGTAACCTCGGATGTGGGGAGCTACGAGCCGATGAATGTCTCATACCGTCCTTCCTATGAAGGGAATGGAACCACTGAGATTGAACTGTTGATCCGTGTTGCGAACTTCGACGATCCTTATTATGGGGGTATTGAGAAGTCCATTCGGTTTGGCGCGCAGGCCGGCATTGATTACGTACGATGGTATTCGATCGGATTTCAACTCGTTACGTTCATCATTTTGCTAGTTCATAGCGTGTACGCCCTCATCCTCTTCTTGTTCAGCCGACGGGAGAGTACATTGTTCATCGTCGTTCTACTCACGATGTTGGTCGGGACACAGATTGTGGTCAGCCACGATCATCTGCTACTGCTCTGGCTACCGATCAATTACACGTGGGCGATCAAGATTAGACTTCTCTCAATGATGTGGCAGACCTTCCTTATCCTGCTTGTCTTTAGGCGGTTCACGACAGCTAACCCGAAGAGCCGAAGTGTACAGATCTACACGGTCGCCCTCATCGCTTATTCGGTCGTTACGATCGCAGCAGCCGCTCCACTCGTGCAATCGACCGTTCACTTCGGGATATTCTGGGTTCTCTACCTCTTTCCATTGGCATGGCTCGTCTACGTCATCGGAAAAATGACCACCGACAAGCTAGACGATGTGGACAACATATTCTTGATCCTATCCGCTACTGCGATACTATCCAATATTCTATGGGGCTTATGGAATGCTTACCGCGAATTCAATATCGTCTATTATCCGATCGATATGATCGCCATCCTCATCGGATTCTCAACGTATTGGTTCAAGAAGTTTTTCCGCAACGTGAGGGCGAACACCTTGCTGAATGAGCAACTCACCCAAGCCGATAAGCTGAAGGATCAATTCCTAGCCAATACATCGCACGAGCTGCGAACGCCGCTGCACGGCATCATGAATATCGCGCAGAATATCGTCACCAAAGAGCAGGCGCAGATGAGCGATAGCACGCGGAGAGATATGGAACTGCTGATTACCGTCAGCCGCCGCATGTCACATTTGCTGGGCGATCTGCTCGATGTCGCGCGGCTGAAGGAACACCGAATCGTGCTATCGCAAGAGCCGATCAAGATCCAAGCGGTCGCGCCCGGTGTCATCGCGATGCTGCAGTTCTTGACGGAAGGAAAGCCTGTCCATTTCCGGATGGATATCGCAGATTCGCTACCTCCGGTACTGGCAGATGAGAAGAGACTCGTTCAGATTCTGTATAATTTAATGCATAATGCGATCAAATATACAAACGAAGGAACCATCGTCATATCCGCTGAGATACGAGGCGAGCATGCCTTAGTTCATATCACGGATACGGGCGTCGGTATGGATAAAGCTACGTTAGAGCGCGTATTCCTGCCTTATGAACAAGGATCCTATGGCATCCAAGACGGTCGAGGCCTTGGACTTGGTCTGAGCATTTGCAAGCAGTTAGTTGAATTGCATGGCGGAGCGCTGACCGTTCAATCTGAAGAAGGCAAGGGATCGACATTCAGCTTCAATCTGCCGTTGGCAGAGGCAACGCTGATGTCCTCAACCATGTCCGAACCCGGGCCAGCGCCGCTTCAGGGGATGATGTTCAGGGTGAACGACGCTTCTCCCGCCTCGACCATGGCCGCCGCGGCTGCTCTTGAATGGTCTGCACCAACGATTCCAACACCGTTATCGCAGAGTACGGAGCGAGCCCATATTCTGGCCGTGGATGATGATCCCGTCAACTTGAATGTACTCGTCGGCATTCTTGCTGCTGAACCTTACTACATCACCACCGTCAGTTCAGCGCGGGAAGCGCTCTATCAGCTGCGGGCGAAGCCGTGGGATCTGTTAATTACCGATGTCATGATGCCTCAGATGTCGGGTTACGAGCTGACACAACACGTCAGGGAGCATTATTCCGTATCCGAGCTGCCCGTTCTGCTGCTCACGGCACGCAGCCAGCCAGCAGATATCTATACAGGCTTCTTATCGGGGGCGAACGATTACGTCACCAAGCCCGTAGATGCGCTGGAGCTGAAATATCGGATCCGGGCGTTAATTACACTCAAGCAGTCAATCAATGAACGTCTACGTATGGAAGCAGCCTACTTGCAGGCCCAGATCCATCCCCATTTCTTATTTAACACACTGAACTCCATCATGGCGCTAAGTGATATCGATACCGAGAAGATGCGGCAGCTCGGCGAAGCCTTTGCTTCCTATCTGCGGATTAGCTTTGATTTCCTCAATGCTGGGAAGTTAGTAGAGCTCTCCCATGAGCTTGATCTTGTCGAAGCCTATCTCTATATCGAGAAGGAACGGTTTGAAGATCGGCTATCGATCTTATGGGAGGTTGACCCGGATGTTCACGTGCTCTTCCCCCCGCTTACGGTTCAACCGTTGGTCGAGAACGCAGTCAAGCACGGCCTCCTAAGCCGGCAAAAGGGTGGAACGGTTCTTATTCGAATAACCGCTCAAGAGGGCCATACGCGGATTGAAGTCATTGACAATGGCAAAGGCATGGAGCAAGACCAAGTGGATCAGCTGCTGTACCAACCATCCAAGAGAAAAGGCGGCATTGGGCTCTACAATACGAATCGTCGGTTGATCCAATTGTATGGGCAAGGCTTATCGATTCAGAGCCGGCCCGAGGTAGGCACAACCGTCTCATTCATCATTCCGAACCATTAA
- the pdxR gene encoding MocR-like pyridoxine biosynthesis transcription factor PdxR, which produces MTWIEIDRSSGISLYRQIYDCYRRKILQGEMRSGEQLPSTRELAANLQVSRNIVIEAYEQLLAEGYIEGRHGSGTYVAEGAYLEGIGGQAAPSPLSDALTGHEQRDIIHFRPGIPALDLFPRKLWGKLTEQIYNQAPHDAFGYGKPEGRHELRTAVTRYLRRTRGILCEPEQLLITTGATQALGLIAKLLLASGSEVIVEDPLTHEIHTIFKMPGAELLPIPVDEQGLLTQLLPHDRKPAFTYVTPSHQFPMGGVLPIQRRVQLIQFARATDSYIVEDDYDSEFRYDSAPISSLQGLDPERVIYIGTFSKIVSPALRIGYLILPPSLIERARDLKWLTDLHTPALEQLTLARFIEEGYLERHIAKMKKVYRKRRDFMVQTLQQRFGDNMRIMGSSTGLHLLAEFPGIEFTQDVLSKIEAYGVRVHPVEIHAIRKGTGHEHRILLGYGNVSEANIAEGIRRLAAALSAIQSL; this is translated from the coding sequence ATGACTTGGATTGAAATTGACCGATCATCCGGCATTTCGTTATATCGGCAAATCTATGACTGCTATCGCCGTAAAATTCTGCAAGGAGAGATGCGCAGCGGAGAACAGCTGCCGAGCACGAGAGAGCTTGCCGCAAACCTGCAAGTGTCGCGCAATATCGTCATAGAAGCCTATGAGCAACTGCTCGCGGAAGGCTATATTGAGGGGCGGCACGGCTCGGGGACATATGTCGCGGAAGGAGCCTATTTGGAAGGCATCGGCGGTCAAGCAGCCCCTTCACCCCTAAGCGACGCACTTACAGGGCATGAGCAACGTGATATCATTCATTTTCGCCCGGGCATTCCGGCGCTGGATCTGTTCCCACGCAAGCTGTGGGGGAAGCTCACCGAACAAATATATAATCAGGCTCCTCATGACGCTTTCGGATATGGCAAACCCGAGGGACGACACGAGCTCCGAACCGCAGTGACCCGGTATTTGCGGCGGACGCGAGGAATCCTTTGTGAACCTGAACAATTGCTGATTACGACGGGGGCGACCCAAGCTCTAGGGTTAATTGCTAAGCTGCTGCTCGCGAGCGGTTCCGAAGTCATCGTCGAAGATCCTCTCACCCATGAAATTCATACGATTTTCAAGATGCCAGGGGCGGAGCTGCTTCCCATTCCCGTCGACGAGCAAGGCCTGCTAACGCAGCTGCTGCCGCATGACCGCAAGCCTGCATTCACTTATGTAACACCGTCCCACCAGTTCCCGATGGGAGGCGTGCTGCCGATTCAACGGCGCGTACAGTTAATTCAGTTCGCACGGGCAACGGACAGCTATATCGTCGAGGACGATTATGACAGCGAATTTCGTTACGACAGCGCTCCGATCAGCTCCCTCCAAGGGCTCGACCCGGAACGTGTCATCTATATTGGGACATTTAGCAAGATCGTATCGCCCGCGCTGCGCATCGGCTACCTCATCCTTCCCCCGTCGCTCATCGAACGCGCGCGCGACTTGAAATGGCTGACGGACCTGCATACGCCTGCACTGGAGCAGTTGACGCTTGCGCGATTCATTGAGGAGGGGTATCTGGAGCGCCACATTGCCAAGATGAAGAAGGTGTATCGGAAACGCCGCGACTTCATGGTGCAGACGCTGCAGCAGCGTTTCGGTGACAACATGCGGATAATGGGGAGTTCTACGGGGCTTCATTTGCTTGCTGAGTTTCCGGGGATTGAGTTCACGCAGGACGTATTGTCCAAAATTGAAGCATACGGTGTAAGAGTTCACCCGGTTGAAATCCACGCCATTCGGAAGGGTACGGGTCATGAGCATCGCATTCTGCTTGGCTACGGCAATGTATCGGAGGCGAATATCGCAGAGGGGATCCGGCGGTTAGCGGCTGCGCTGTCCGCGATTCAATCATTATAG
- a CDS encoding proline dehydrogenase family protein: MMELQASAAQALKSIARNEQMKSYIQESKDLYPLLARAARRYVAGETRDEAIAEAMELTARGYVTSLEYIGENTRDQAGCEAAHHEFLQLIHTANQAGIQHTISLDLSHIGMVVDAELAYKHLAALAREAGLHGMKVMISAEESAKTDQILAIYRRACEDYANVGITLQAQLHRTERDVEEVLACRGPIRLVKGAYQESPDLALPRSEALNARYLGLADRLIASGRSVSIATHDEVLHQAIRQRGYLQHSNVEIEMLYGIRPDLLKRLRDEGHRVKVYVLYGREWFLYFCHRLSEYPPNLYQAIVDVVMPRDSKEIGY, translated from the coding sequence GTGATGGAATTGCAAGCTTCGGCTGCGCAAGCGCTGAAATCGATCGCTCGCAATGAGCAAATGAAATCGTATATTCAAGAATCGAAGGATCTCTATCCGCTGCTTGCCAGAGCCGCGAGAAGGTATGTTGCAGGCGAGACGAGGGATGAAGCCATTGCCGAAGCGATGGAGCTCACGGCTCGGGGGTACGTTACATCGCTGGAATATATCGGCGAGAATACGCGGGACCAGGCAGGCTGCGAAGCAGCCCATCATGAGTTCTTGCAACTCATTCATACAGCTAACCAAGCCGGTATTCAGCATACGATATCGCTCGATTTATCGCATATCGGCATGGTGGTCGATGCAGAGCTTGCATACAAGCATCTCGCAGCGTTGGCGCGTGAAGCCGGCTTGCACGGGATGAAGGTGATGATTAGCGCGGAAGAGTCCGCGAAGACAGACCAAATTCTCGCGATCTACCGAAGGGCTTGTGAAGATTATGCTAACGTTGGGATTACGCTGCAGGCCCAGCTGCACCGCACCGAACGCGATGTGGAAGAGGTTCTAGCCTGTCGCGGTCCTATTCGCTTAGTGAAGGGAGCATATCAAGAGTCGCCTGACCTGGCGCTGCCTCGCTCCGAAGCATTGAATGCGAGGTACCTCGGCCTGGCCGACCGTCTAATTGCCTCAGGCCGATCCGTCTCGATCGCGACGCATGATGAAGTATTGCATCAAGCTATCAGGCAGCGCGGATACTTGCAGCATTCTAACGTCGAAATAGAGATGCTCTACGGGATACGACCAGATCTCTTGAAGCGGCTTCGAGACGAGGGCCATCGCGTGAAGGTCTACGTGCTGTACGGCCGAGAGTGGTTCCTCTACTTCTGCCATCGCCTCTCGGAATATCCGCCGAATCTGTATCAAGCGATAGTCGATGTGGTGATGCCGCGCGATTCGAAGGAAATCGGATATTAG
- a CDS encoding DMT family transporter, with the protein MLKKQTIIGSILCLIASMSWGAMFPVAHVALQQIDPFYFSFIRYFVVAIILTIMLWMKEGRAAFRMEGKGKALLFFGTMAFTVYNMGVFLGQQLMGDAGTIAASIMEVMMPMISIMVVWLTTRKAPNKFTLVSVVIALAGALLVITNGKLAFFVMAGQHLFPLLLIFTGVVGWVIYSMGGTHFKEWSILRYSTLTCLLGSAVSFVVVSAASISGVLPVPTLHTIFSIKYEMAFMILLPGLAALLCWNQGIKLLSPVNGILFINFVPITTFVIMAFQGYQISMYEFYGTLLIIFALLRNNLQQRKAERSVRIESARTVQATSPTRAKEERIKAASS; encoded by the coding sequence ATGCTAAAAAAACAAACCATCATCGGGTCCATCCTATGCCTGATCGCAAGTATGTCATGGGGAGCAATGTTTCCCGTCGCGCACGTAGCCTTGCAGCAAATTGATCCATTTTACTTCTCATTCATTCGTTATTTCGTCGTCGCGATCATCCTCACCATCATGCTGTGGATGAAGGAGGGCCGCGCCGCATTCCGTATGGAAGGCAAGGGCAAGGCGTTATTGTTCTTCGGAACGATGGCATTCACCGTCTATAATATGGGCGTCTTCCTCGGACAACAGCTGATGGGGGATGCCGGCACCATCGCCGCCTCGATCATGGAAGTGATGATGCCGATGATCTCGATTATGGTCGTCTGGCTTACGACACGCAAAGCGCCTAACAAATTTACGCTCGTCAGCGTCGTAATTGCACTTGCAGGAGCACTGCTCGTCATTACGAACGGGAAATTAGCATTCTTCGTCATGGCAGGACAACATCTATTCCCACTGCTTCTTATCTTTACAGGCGTTGTGGGATGGGTCATCTATTCCATGGGCGGCACCCATTTCAAGGAATGGTCCATTCTGCGCTATTCCACCCTTACTTGCTTGCTAGGAAGCGCGGTGTCCTTCGTCGTCGTATCGGCTGCCTCGATATCGGGTGTGCTGCCGGTGCCCACGCTTCACACGATCTTCTCGATTAAATACGAGATGGCCTTCATGATCTTGTTGCCGGGGCTCGCTGCACTGCTCTGCTGGAACCAAGGGATCAAGTTGTTATCTCCGGTGAATGGGATATTATTTATAAATTTCGTTCCCATTACAACCTTTGTCATTATGGCGTTCCAAGGGTATCAGATCAGTATGTATGAATTCTACGGCACACTGCTCATTATCTTTGCGCTCCTGCGCAATAACCTACAGCAGCGGAAGGCCGAGCGAAGTGTCCGCATTGAATCGGCAAGAACCGTGCAGGCGACATCTCCAACTCGAGCAAAAGAAGAACGCATAAAAGCAGCCTCCAGTTAA
- a CDS encoding LysR family transcriptional regulator has translation MELNDLRIFQTVAVHGSISRAALELNYVQSNVTARIKLLEKELRTPLFYRHKRGMILNPEGKRLLMHTREILSGVDAMLRSFEDTSSPSGTLEIGIVETVNALPGILSAYYSKYPQVELSLKAGVTEQLLQHVVDMKLDGAFVSGPIRHPLIEQVEVMQEQLVLVSKSPNFTIEELTQRPLLLYNKGCGYREKLESWMKAEGIIPKHIMEFGTFGTIIGSVAAGIGITIFPESSVTDLAVGGTVYCHRIPEPFREITTIFIRRRDAYVTSTLQCFMDEIVARSTSGHVR, from the coding sequence GTGGAACTCAATGATTTGAGAATTTTTCAGACGGTCGCTGTTCATGGGAGTATCAGCAGAGCAGCGCTAGAGCTCAATTATGTGCAATCCAATGTCACGGCACGCATTAAGCTGCTGGAGAAGGAGCTGCGGACACCGCTATTCTATCGGCATAAACGAGGGATGATTCTCAATCCGGAAGGCAAAAGGCTGCTTATGCACACACGGGAGATTCTGTCGGGCGTGGATGCGATGCTCCGTTCCTTCGAAGATACATCGAGTCCTTCAGGGACGCTTGAGATTGGGATCGTGGAGACGGTGAACGCCCTGCCAGGCATCCTATCCGCATATTACAGTAAGTACCCTCAAGTGGAGTTATCGCTAAAGGCGGGGGTGACGGAGCAATTACTGCAGCATGTCGTCGATATGAAGCTCGACGGCGCCTTCGTCTCCGGACCGATCCGGCATCCGTTAATCGAGCAGGTGGAGGTCATGCAGGAACAGCTTGTCCTGGTCTCGAAGAGCCCCAACTTTACAATCGAGGAACTGACACAGAGACCATTATTGTTGTACAACAAAGGCTGCGGCTATCGCGAGAAGCTGGAGAGTTGGATGAAAGCGGAGGGGATCATACCGAAGCATATTATGGAATTCGGCACGTTCGGGACCATTATCGGCAGCGTCGCTGCGGGCATTGGCATCACCATTTTCCCGGAGTCCTCGGTGACTGATCTTGCAGTGGGCGGAACCGTGTATTGCCACCGGATCCCAGAACCTTTTCGCGAGATTACAACCATATTCATCCGGCGCCGAGATGCCTATGTGACGAGCACGTTGCAATGCTTCATGGATGAGATTGTGGCTCGATCGACATCAGGCCATGTTAGATAA